A DNA window from Paenibacillus andongensis contains the following coding sequences:
- a CDS encoding DMT family transporter — MKPFLPMLYGIMASFFFSFSFIMNRSMELSGGYWVWSASLRYLFMFPILLLIVWIRGNLRALLFDMRKQLGVWMGWSMVGFGLFYVPLCFSAAYGPGWLIAATWQVTIIAGSLIAPLFSKVIVTKGGPIRIKEKTPLRGLLISLIILFGVIVIQTDHDGHLSIKDALLGVVPVLLAAFAYPLGNRKMMEICGERLDTYQRVLGMTLASLPLWILLSLCALVHAGVPSAGQIGQSALVAVCSGVVATVLFFKATEMVKRSAHQLAAVEATQAGEIIFTVIGELVILDAAFPSSLSWTGIICVVTGMIVHSLMSKEGK; from the coding sequence ATGAAACCATTTCTTCCGATGCTTTACGGCATAATGGCATCATTTTTTTTCTCCTTCTCTTTCATCATGAACCGGTCCATGGAGCTGTCCGGCGGATACTGGGTATGGAGCGCTTCGCTTCGTTATCTGTTCATGTTTCCTATCCTATTGTTGATTGTCTGGATTAGGGGAAATCTCCGGGCCTTGCTTTTTGATATGAGAAAGCAGTTAGGGGTATGGATGGGCTGGAGCATGGTCGGATTCGGATTATTTTATGTGCCGCTGTGTTTTTCCGCTGCCTACGGTCCTGGGTGGTTGATTGCGGCTACCTGGCAGGTAACCATTATTGCGGGTTCATTAATTGCTCCATTATTCAGCAAGGTAATAGTAACAAAGGGTGGGCCTATTAGGATAAAGGAAAAAACCCCGTTAAGAGGTCTGTTGATTTCTCTCATCATCTTATTTGGGGTAATTGTTATACAGACGGATCATGACGGCCACCTCTCCATAAAAGACGCGCTTTTAGGCGTGGTGCCTGTTCTTCTAGCAGCTTTTGCTTATCCGCTTGGCAATCGTAAGATGATGGAGATTTGCGGAGAACGGCTGGATACCTACCAGCGTGTTCTTGGCATGACACTGGCCAGCCTTCCATTATGGATATTGCTTTCTCTCTGTGCTTTGGTTCATGCTGGCGTACCGAGCGCAGGGCAAATCGGCCAATCTGCTCTAGTAGCCGTTTGTTCGGGAGTCGTTGCAACAGTTCTTTTTTTCAAAGCGACAGAAATGGTAAAAAGATCCGCACATCAACTGGCTGCTGTAGAAGCGACTCAAGCCGGAGAAATCATTTTTACAGTCATTGGCGAATTAGTGATACTCGATGCGGCATTTCCTTCTAGTCTGTCTTGGACAGGTATTATTTGTGTCGTAACCGGGATGATCGTTCATAGTTTAATGTCTAAGGAAGGTAAATAG